Sequence from the Nitrospirota bacterium genome:
GAATAGCCCTGGGCGTGTATGCCCTCCAGGTCCATGGCCTCCAGGGCCCGGCGGCTGAAGGCCCGGAAACCGCTGGTCACGTCCGTAAGGGGGAAGCCCAGGATCCACGTGGCGTAGGAGTTTCCCAGGCGGGAGAGGAGGAGCCTCCTGAAGTCCCAGCCCACCACGCTTATCGTCCCCCCCATGTACCGGGAGCCGATGACGAGGTCGGCTCCGCGCTCCATCTGCTGCACGAACCGGGGAAGGTTGAAGGGATTGTGCGAGAGGTCCGCGTCCATCTCGATGAAGCACTCATAGCCTCGCTCAAGCCCCCAGCGGAAGCCTGCCACGTAGGCGGTCCCCAGGCCGAGCTTGCCCGGCCTCTCCAGCAGATGCACGCGGCCGGAGCGCTCACGCCATCGGCGAATAATGTCCCCGGTGCCGTCGGTGGAGTTGTCGTCGACGATGAGGACGTCAGCCAGGTCCAAGCCGAGCACCTTTTCGAGAACCTCACCCAGGGTGAAGGCCTCGTTGTATGTCGGAAGGACAAGCAATGCCTTCATGTTAGGATTATCTTAACAAATCGGCGTATTTATTACTGCGCGCACCAAACAAGCGGCGGGCATGCCGGCAACAAGCCCTGGAATAAACTTTTTTCG
This genomic interval carries:
- a CDS encoding polyprenol monophosphomannose synthase — translated: MKALLVLPTYNEAFTLGEVLEKVLGLDLADVLIVDDNSTDGTGDIIRRWRERSGRVHLLERPGKLGLGTAYVAGFRWGLERGYECFIEMDADLSHNPFNLPRFVQQMERGADLVIGSRYMGGTISVVGWDFRRLLLSRLGNSYATWILGFPLTDVTSGFRAFSRRALEAMDLEGIHAQGYSFQIEMAYYVWRMGMQVREIPITFTERYGGASKMSGAIVREAMRLPWTLRWRSLTGGLKRALGLTKRPLPGKEDRRASL